A genomic stretch from Bactrocera dorsalis isolate Fly_Bdor unplaced genomic scaffold, ASM2337382v1 BdCtg015, whole genome shotgun sequence includes:
- the LOC105225539 gene encoding pyruvate dehydrogenase [acetyl-transferring]-phosphatase 1, mitochondrial — MLTLLLRNSVVCIRQGNCSNVGGAIRQFRITIRQEAQLPNLSPYDINLILRENEYIQTFAEDDSIVRSYESNQLSSNKPCEDSRTEATFLHKNGFICGIFDGHGGPACSQVISKRLLRYVAAGAIDRGTLNEIITKDYNSQSFLRCHNDKADFVSEIKNIYENSFREYVQTISGQAAQDVAFEISNAFLRLDDDLSKEALKHTNMRTMSVAMSGAVACVAHIDQLNLHVASTGDCGAVLGIQCPETGQWQSKKLNNEHNADNLKEVQRILEEHPKEEHDTAIRNERLLGQLAPLRALGDFRYKWSNEIMDKYVVPTFGEHAVPPHYYTPPYLTALPEVQHHVLGPSDKFLVIASDGLWDFLTPSQVVGLVGEHLNSKKVLEPMKLPPGEVTLLDVSKLLAERKAGRARKPLDQNAATHLIRNALGGTDYGIEHSKIAYYLSLPQDVVRLYRDDITITVIYFNTEYITKLNENT, encoded by the exons ATGCTAACACTCCTTCTTCGTAACAGTGTCGTCTGTATACGACAAGGCAACTGTTCTAATGTTGGAGGTGCGATACGTCAATTCCGAATTACAATCCGCCAAGAAGCACAGCTGCCAAACCTTTCGCCGTACGAT atcaacttaattttgAGAGAAAACGAATACATCCAAACGTTTGCCGAAGATGACAGCATAGTACGTAGCTATGAATCCAATCAATTAAGTTCGAATAAACCTTGTGAAGATTCCCGAACCGAAGCcacatttttacacaaaaatg gcTTCATATGTGGAATATTTGACGGCCATGGAGGACCCGCCTGCTCTCAAGTTATTTCCAAACGCTTGCTGCGATATGTGGCTGCAGGGGCCATCGACAGAGGAACACTGAATGAAATAATAACCAAAGATTACAACAGTCAATCATTTTTAAGATGCCATAATGATAAG GCGGATTTCGTctccgaaataaaaaatatttacgaaaatagCTTTAGGGAATATGTGCAAACTATTTCTGGACAGGCAGCACAAGATGTCGCATTTGAAATAAGCAACGCCTTTTTGCGGTTAGATGATGACTTATCAAAAGAAgctttaaaacacacaaatatgcgcACAATGTCGGTAGCAATGTCag gtgCTGTGGCTTGTGTAGCGCATATTGATCAGCTAAATTTGCATGTTGCCAGCACTGGTGATTGCGGCGCAGTCTTGGGTATACAATGTCCTGAAACCGGACAGTGgcaatctaaaaaattaaacaacgagCACAACGCCGACAATCTTAAGGAAGTTCAACGCATCTTAGAAGAGCATCCCAAAGAGGAGCACGACACGGCCATACGTAATGAGCGTTTATTGGGTCAATTAGCACCTTTACGAGCCCTAGGAGACTTCCGTTACAAATGGAGTAACGAAATAATGGATAAATATGTTGTACCTACTTTTGGGGAGCACGCAGTGCCACCACATTATTACACTCCGCCTTATCTAACGGCGCTACCAGAAGTACAGCATCATGTACTAGGACCCAGCgataaatttttggttatagCTAGCGATGGTTTGTGGGATTTTTTAACACCATCTCAAGTTGTAGGTCTTGTTGGCGAacatttaaattccaaaaaGGTACTGGAACCTATGAAGCTACCACCTGGCGAAGTCACATTGCTGGACGTATCCAAATTGTTGGCAGAACGAAA AGCTGGACGCGCTAGGAAACCACTGGATCAGAATGCCGCAACACATCTAATACGCAATGCTTTAGGGGGCACCGATTACGGTATTGAACATTCAAAAATAGCTTACTATCTTTCGTTGCCGCAAGATGTGGTGCGTTTGTATCGAGATGATATTACGATTACAGTGATCTATTTTAATACGGAATATATAACAAAACTCAATGAAAATACATAG